In Rhodamnia argentea isolate NSW1041297 chromosome 4, ASM2092103v1, whole genome shotgun sequence, the following proteins share a genomic window:
- the LOC115733708 gene encoding uncharacterized protein LOC115733708, with amino-acid sequence MLGSLEGEQHKKTPRVDGLLRALEALGDIVGQQVRNQAAAATAPPEDPLAGNGNGGQLMHKMVKQFLDLKPPKFSGVGDPEAATHRIKELEKAFALLRCNEEDKVTLAVYRLQGNAKTWWQATQGRVFPDGTVPVWDAFVEAFNNKYFSECARERKMAEFMRPSQNRMSVDQYEAKFSELSMYAPRMVEDPVDRARRFRDGLKPELKDRLVPLNLKDYNEPYERAQMIERNMMERATASGSRFVPSGRNERRFGKRPMLGGRSTIPPNRRNVVGKPAPGNGGICRFCNRRHGIAPCPFGNGACFGCGRMGHQVRDCPQR; translated from the coding sequence ATGCTAGGATCGCTAGAGGGGGAGCAACACAAGAAGACCCCCCGAGTAGATGGATTGCTACGAGCATTGGAAGCTTTGGGTGATATAGTTGGGCAGCAAGTGAGGAATCAAGCTGCCGCCGCTACCGCTCCGCCCGAGGACCCGTTAGCTGGAAACGGGAATGGTGGCCAACTAATGCATAAGATGGTGAAGCAATTCCTGGACCTCAAGCCGCCAAAATTTTCTGGAGTTGGCGACCCCGAGGCCGCCACTCACCGGATTAAGGAACTGGAGAAAGCTTTTGCACTACTAAGGTGCAATGAGGAGGATAAGGTGACCTTGGCGGTTTATCGATTACAAGGGAACGCCAAGACCTGGTGGCAAGCTACACAAGGCAGAGTTTTTCCCGATGGTACGGTCCCGGTGTGGGATGCCTTCGTGGAAGCGTTTAACAATAAGTATTTCTCTGAGTGTGCCCGGGAGCGTAAGATGGCGGAATTTATGCGCCCGAGCCAAAACCGGATGTCCGTAGACCAGTATGAGGCCAAGTTTTCTGAGCTGTCTATGTATGCACCTAGAATGGTGGAAGATCCTGTGGACAGAGCAAGAAGGTTTAGAGATGGGTTGAAACCGGAGTTGAAGGATCGGTTGGTACCGTTGAACTTGAAAGACTACAATGAGCCGTACGAAAGGGCCCAAATGATTGAGAGAAATATGATGGAAAGGGCTACTGCATCTGGATCACGGTTTGTGCCCTCCGGTAGGAATGAGCGTagatttggcaagaggccaatgttGGGAGGAAGGTCGACCATCCCACCTAACCGGAGAAATGTTGTGGGAAAACCGGCTCCCGGTAACGGTGGAATATGCCGATTTTGCAATCGGAGGCATGGGATCGCCCCGTGTCCCTTCGGGAATGGAGCTTGTTTTGGTTGTGGTCGGATGGGCCACCAAGTGAGAGATTGCCCACAGAGGTAA